The Odocoileus virginianus isolate 20LAN1187 ecotype Illinois chromosome 2, Ovbor_1.2, whole genome shotgun sequence genomic interval GATCTTAGGCTCCAGCCCTCTGCTGAACTTTAGAGTCACTCCTTCCCTGAGCAGCTGGCTTTGGCCTCTAGCTGGAGAGACAGGAGAATATCTAGCCAGATGTGTGGGAGATGTTATTCTAGCCTTCAGCTAGCAGAAGAGCCTGGGATCAAAGACTTTTTTACTGCTCTTCCCAGCTTCTTTTTAAAGCTGGTTCAGCAAGACTCTTAACAGTTTTCTACCCCCTGCCTAAAAACCCTGGGGAAGGCCAGCAGCCCTAAGAGGATGTTCTGGGGCCAATATTTTTGTCCTGGGATGGTCAGATCCAAATGAGAGTCAAGGGCAGCCTTCAAAGGGAAAATCAGTTTCATAGGAGAGAAACCTAAGAAAGCACAGGCTGACTGAGCTGTCTGTCTCAGAAAATCCCTCCATGGATCCAGCCCCGCACCCCCAAATCTGTCCTTAAACTCAATTCCAATCAGTGGAGTATAGCAGAATCAGAAGTGGGGACTCAGCTCACGTCAGTTCCCAACACACATGAACAGACAGACTTCCCTCCTTCACTCTGCCACCACGATCACCACGCCCCCAGTAATCTTCCTTGCCCCTCTTCCTCGCATcccctgggagggggtgggggagctccCTGGGGGATAGGGTGAGGGGCTCCCTGTCATCTCACTGTGGCTTCCAGATCCTCTGTCTTGTTGCGAAGGTGGTCCAGGTTCTCTCCCCGGGCCAGGATCCGCTCCACATTCTGGGTCATGATATTCTTGACCCCTTCCACTTCATTCCGGAGGTTCCGCACACGGTCATCTCCTCCACCGCCACTGGCCTCCTGGGCAGCCACACAAGGGGTTAATTAGGCCAAGAGCTGGAGGGACTGAGACCCAGCCTcagaggccaggggagggggagaCCTGAGGTGGACTTTAGCTTTTTGCAATGCTTGATCTGTTTGCAAAGAGAATGTTTTTCTGAAGAACTCGGGTAATCAAAACCAAATGCCTCTATAAGCCCCAGGTGGTGAGAGCCATCCATGTTAGGAGACAGATAGGACCCAACTTCTTTGTGGATTCTCAGGGCCCTTGACAGAACAAGAAGCAACCCTCAAACCCCTCTCCACTGCTTCCCTGTTCCTCAGAGAGGGTCAGAGGAGACGACTAAGCCAGTACCTCCCAATGCACAGCTCCACCACTATGTATGAAATTCCCAGGTCCCACAGATCCTCATTAAAAATGCCTGTGCTGGGTGCGGACCACCCTCACCAAGCCCACCCTCCCTCTCAGACAGTGGCTGGAGAGCTGCTCCGGCCTCCTGGGCAGCCTGATGGCTGTGACCCAGAGCTATGGCAACCAGGCTCCAAGTCCCTCACAAGGCCCCAGGAGAGAGAACAGTTGGGCCACAAACTTCTGCTTTCCCCACCACTTAGCACCACGCGCAAGCACCAGGCCATGGCCTGCTCAGGCAAGTATAAAAAATACAGACAGCCTGGGCGTTGGGGGAAATGGAGGGCAAATCCTCCCAGGCTGCAGCCTCATCCCCAGGCTTCATGATAAGGTTTTTGAACAGGGAGGGGAAAACACTGTTAAGCTCCTCCCTCCCTGACCCACTCAACTTCCAGAAACAGACCAGGGGTAGGGGTCGAAACTATTGATAGATAATCACAGAGAACCAATTTCTGAGTCTTTTACAAACCCTCAGCTCTCTTccccgggggaggggggggtaGATTCCCTGGACTCAGTTGAGAGACAAATTCTTTGGGTTTCTGTACAGAGGGGGATTCCAGCCGATAGGCTGGGCTCTGCCTTCGGAACTGCACAGGCACAGCCCAGGAATGTCACAAAACCCGCAGGCCGGCAGCGGCTGGAGGAGGGGATGAATTAGGTTCCAGCCACCCGAAGCACCGAAGCCCACTCCAGATCAGCTCAGGggtcaggagagggagggagcagagaagGAGCAGGAACACCCACCCAGGCAGCTCAGACCTATTTGCAGCCAAGCTGTCAAAGAAGAGACCTCTCGGCAGCCTCTGGCCCAGCCCTCAGACTTTGCCAACCAACTTTCCCTGGGTAatccccggcccccagccccctctggCTGGCCTTGAAATCTGCCCCTTTTTCGTTTCCAGCTCTCTCACCATGTTTCCAAGCGGCTCGGGCCTGCCGGCAGCCGAACTCGTTCACTACTCCGTTTCCTCCCAGGCGGCCGTCGGTTCACTTCCTGCTTGTCCAACTTTCAGCCCGCCCCCGCCCACCTCGCGTCCCAGCGGCTCCGGCCACACCTCGCTCAGGTTCTCCAGGTAGGCGGGCACCCTGAGCTGTCCTCCCAGTCTCCTCCGGAGCCGGGGCTTAGGCTTAAAGCGGCAGGGTTCCCGGGCACCACATTTCTTCTAACTTAGGAACAAGAAAAGATCAGGCAGCCCTCCTAGGTTTCCTGATGTAGAAAGGGcagcctttttaaatttttaaatttttcattattattttttggccccACCCGCAGCATACAGGCCCTTAGTTTCCCAACGGGGCTCAAAACCGCGCCCACTTCAGTGAAAGCGAAGAGTCAACCAATGCACGGTTAGAGAAGtacctcactttaaaaaaaaattttttttttaatgtcctcaGTATCTGATCCCCAAttgttaaagaatgaaatcaaCCCTAAGCACTCTGTCAGACCTTGTTCATGTGGAAACAGAACGCAGATATGAACATTTCTTACTGGACAACCTTGTTCCCAAGTTGTTTTAGTGCAGAAAGCACTGAAACCCCCAAAATCTGAAATGCTGTGATCCTGGGCTCTGGTGTCAGAAGCTGCAAACCTCGAGTGAACCTCTCCACCTCTCTGGTCTTTGCAGGTGCTGATCCTGACCTCAGAGGGTGGTGGTATGGAGTAAAAGAAAAGCTTACGCCATGTACCTAGCACAGCCTGGAACAAAGGGCTGCCCACTGCTCCAGTCAGGAAATGCTGGGTCACCAACTCTCCTATTCTAGAGTTCAACCGTCCTGCACGTCCCTTCGGGGGCCACCTCCAGGGTTAGGGAACCCCAACAGAAATGAGCAGATGACTGCCCTATGGACCAGAGAGGGGGCCCAGGGCAAAGGATTTTTCCACTGACCTGGCTGCAGGCCAGAGAAAATCCACCCTTCCCGGACGGTATTTATCAAGACAGAAGAACAATAACAGACCCGTTCAGAAGGAAACAAACATTCCTGTCCCATCCCAGAAGTAACAGTTccaagagggaaatggcagcttCTCTtgacaaatgcttttttttttttttttttgacaaacacTTTTTTAAAGAGCTTAGTAAACTTTGGACATCCGTAGCATTTGGAGACCCTTTTttctagcttcccaggtggtgctagtggtaagggatccatctgccaatgcaggggacagaaagagatgcaggttccatcgcTCTGTCgtaatatcccctggaggagggcatggcaacccactctggtattcttgcctggagaatcccatggacagaggaacctgatgggctacagtccacgatcTGCAAAGAGTCacagacgactgaagtgactttgcatgcacgCACCTGAATTTTGGTGGATAGTATCAGCCTGCTTTCACAGAGAACTGTGATACCCCACTACTCATCATTCTTAGAAAGGCAACAATGAAGCCAAGCAGAGGTGGGTCAGTATCTTTGAtctatcctttctttttaaaattatttttaatttttttgactaCACTGGATTTT includes:
- the VAMP8 gene encoding vesicle-associated membrane protein 8; the encoded protein is MEASGGGGDDRVRNLRNEVEGVKNIMTQNVERILARGENLDHLRNKTEDLEATSEHFKTTSQKVARKFWWKNVKMIVLICVIVFIIVLFIVLFATGAIPT